From the genome of Spirochaetota bacterium, one region includes:
- the aroC gene encoding chorismate synthase, whose translation MKIIVTGPKGVGKSTIGKRIAEKLHISFFETDEMIESLFEEKHGNKKSCRQIAKDYGESFFRELEKETIKKAALYDWCVIATGGGAMLFPENRILLRKESLIILLKADIGLLWQRMQVTGIPPFLQGDNAFDNYSHRVQKIYEAIEHMSDIIYTVTKENEDIAHEDLIHQISFVLSHCMNAPNTFGQVLKVTTFGESHGKALGAVVDGLKPGIPLSADDIQKQLDRRKPGQSSVSTQRKEADSVEIVSGLFDGKTTGTPLCMIVYNKDQDSRAYESIKDIFRPGHADFTFWHKYGIRDYRGGGRSSGRETVGRVAAGAIALKMLKEKGVTIVAYADEIAGIKGEKVNIDFIEKNPVRAADPDKAHAMEQAIKQAQAEHDSVGGIVACVVKGLPAGLGDPVFYKLDARLAMAVMSIGAVKGIEFGSGFGAARKRGSENNDQMSDGKFLTNNAGGILGGISTGQDVVMRIAVKPTPSIAKPQKTMDIYGNTVDVVVKGRHDPCIVPRIIPVVEAMVALVLYDAWLLQERIGHYDGTV comes from the coding sequence ATGAAGATAATTGTTACAGGCCCCAAAGGAGTGGGGAAATCAACAATTGGCAAGAGAATAGCTGAAAAATTACATATATCGTTCTTTGAAACCGATGAGATGATTGAATCCCTTTTTGAAGAAAAACATGGCAATAAAAAAAGTTGCAGACAGATTGCAAAAGATTATGGGGAATCGTTTTTCAGGGAACTTGAAAAAGAGACAATTAAAAAAGCTGCGTTATACGATTGGTGTGTCATAGCTACTGGTGGCGGAGCAATGCTTTTTCCGGAAAATAGGATATTGCTTAGAAAAGAAAGTTTAATAATTTTGTTGAAAGCTGATATTGGTTTATTATGGCAAAGGATGCAGGTTACCGGTATTCCGCCATTTTTACAGGGAGATAATGCGTTCGATAACTATAGTCACCGTGTTCAAAAAATATATGAAGCCATAGAACATATGAGTGATATTATTTATACGGTAACAAAAGAAAATGAAGATATTGCTCATGAGGATTTGATACACCAGATATCCTTTGTATTATCGCACTGTATGAATGCACCAAATACATTTGGGCAGGTGCTCAAGGTCACTACATTTGGTGAAAGTCATGGGAAAGCATTGGGGGCAGTTGTGGATGGGTTAAAACCGGGAATCCCATTATCTGCAGATGATATTCAAAAGCAGCTTGACCGTCGTAAACCTGGCCAGAGTTCTGTCAGTACTCAGCGGAAAGAAGCTGATAGTGTGGAAATTGTTTCTGGTTTGTTTGATGGGAAAACCACTGGAACACCATTGTGTATGATTGTGTATAATAAAGATCAGGATTCCAGAGCATATGAATCTATTAAAGATATATTTAGGCCTGGTCATGCAGATTTTACATTCTGGCACAAATATGGGATACGGGATTATAGAGGAGGAGGAAGGTCATCCGGGCGTGAGACAGTGGGAAGGGTTGCTGCGGGAGCTATCGCCCTGAAAATGCTGAAAGAAAAAGGTGTAACTATAGTGGCCTATGCTGATGAAATTGCTGGCATAAAAGGAGAAAAAGTAAATATTGATTTTATAGAAAAAAATCCTGTGCGGGCTGCCGACCCGGACAAAGCACATGCAATGGAACAGGCTATCAAGCAAGCTCAGGCTGAACATGATTCTGTGGGTGGTATTGTTGCATGTGTTGTTAAAGGATTGCCTGCTGGTTTGGGTGATCCAGTGTTTTATAAGCTGGATGCGCGGCTTGCAATGGCTGTCATGTCTATTGGTGCGGTAAAAGGTATTGAGTTTGGAAGTGGGTTTGGTGCTGCACGCAAACGGGGCAGTGAAAATAATGACCAGATGAGCGATGGAAAATTTTTGACTAATAATGCAGGTGGTATTTTAGGCGGCATATCAACAGGGCAGGATGTTGTGATGCGAATTGCAGTTAAGCCAACGCCATCCATAGCAAAGCCACAGAAGACCATGG
- a CDS encoding FadR/GntR family transcriptional regulator: MAARNKGIQLMINKIEKAPDIPSMVVSQIIELISSGVLKPGDRLPSELEMTRRFGISRISLREAMKLLEAKGYIESQGRKGKYVKSVVDDAIKTPIEGLIQIDHKKIWELLEVRRIIDAEAAALAALRANEEQRRKLNSFRTQIELMGVENLIQKREGGKFYAQFYNHLYEATNNTIFAHILNAISTILRGVLPYSREKLSKVKNTSNDIYEHHIKILDAINSHKPDLAREAVVEHIDYLERTLKKILK, from the coding sequence ATGGCAGCACGAAATAAAGGCATACAGCTAATGATCAATAAGATTGAAAAGGCTCCTGATATCCCAAGCATGGTGGTTTCACAAATTATTGAACTCATTTCTTCCGGTGTTTTAAAACCAGGCGATCGGCTTCCATCTGAGTTGGAGATGACACGGCGCTTTGGTATCAGCCGTATTTCATTACGTGAAGCAATGAAGCTTTTAGAAGCCAAGGGGTATATTGAGTCGCAAGGCCGAAAAGGCAAATATGTAAAGTCAGTTGTGGATGATGCAATCAAAACCCCAATAGAAGGCTTAATACAGATTGACCATAAAAAAATATGGGAGCTTTTGGAAGTACGCCGCATCATTGATGCTGAAGCTGCAGCGTTAGCAGCTTTGCGCGCAAATGAGGAACAAAGAAGAAAACTAAATTCATTTAGAACTCAGATTGAACTGATGGGGGTAGAAAACCTGATACAAAAGCGTGAAGGTGGTAAATTCTATGCGCAATTTTATAATCACCTTTATGAAGCAACCAACAATACCATTTTTGCGCACATACTCAATGCAATATCAACTATCTTGAGGGGAGTTCTTCCCTATAGCCGTGAAAAATTGTCCAAAGTAAAAAACACATCAAACGATATTTATGAACACCATATTAAGATTCTGGATGCCATAAACTCACATAAACCGGATCTGGCACGCGAAGCAGTTGTTGAGCACATAGACTATTTAGAGCGCACATTGAAAAAAATATTAAAATAA
- a CDS encoding FAD-dependent oxidoreductase: MELTFNLPGLETIEQRTVPLDSSTLYDVLIVGGGPAALTAAVYCMRKGVKTGLITLDVGGQVAETSTVENYMGYRHIEGISLVQRFKEQVEQFEIGFLKGYKATKVIDGNIKKVECEDGNVYQAKSIIITTGKRWRRLNVPGESELTGKGVAYCAICDAPLFKDKDVIVVGGGNSAIEAAIDLAKLATSVTVVQLLPALTADKVLIDELSKFTNVTILYEHEIKAIHGASAVESVTVNDIKNKKENTLSVQGIFIEIGLLPNTELVKNVVSLNEYGEIIIDCSCRTSRPGIFAAGDVTSVPYKQIIIAAGEGAKAALSACDYVLTNK, from the coding sequence ATGGAATTAACTTTTAATCTTCCTGGACTTGAAACAATTGAGCAACGGACTGTTCCTCTCGATAGTTCAACACTATATGATGTGTTGATAGTTGGTGGCGGGCCAGCAGCATTGACCGCTGCAGTCTATTGCATGCGCAAAGGAGTTAAAACAGGTCTGATAACACTGGATGTTGGAGGTCAGGTTGCCGAAACATCAACAGTAGAAAATTATATGGGCTACAGGCATATTGAAGGCATATCACTGGTGCAGCGATTCAAAGAACAGGTAGAACAATTTGAGATAGGATTTCTTAAGGGATACAAGGCAACCAAAGTTATAGATGGAAATATTAAAAAAGTGGAATGTGAAGATGGGAATGTCTATCAGGCAAAATCAATCATTATAACCACCGGCAAACGATGGCGCAGACTCAATGTCCCGGGCGAATCGGAACTTACTGGCAAGGGTGTTGCATACTGTGCTATCTGCGATGCTCCACTTTTCAAGGACAAAGATGTTATTGTTGTTGGTGGCGGAAATTCAGCCATTGAAGCTGCAATCGATCTGGCTAAACTTGCAACATCAGTAACAGTGGTTCAACTATTGCCTGCATTAACTGCTGATAAGGTGCTTATTGATGAACTATCAAAATTCACCAATGTCACCATACTGTATGAACATGAAATTAAGGCAATTCATGGAGCCAGCGCAGTGGAATCGGTTACTGTAAATGATATTAAAAACAAAAAAGAAAATACATTGTCGGTTCAAGGAATTTTTATTGAAATAGGTCTGTTACCTAATACTGAGCTGGTTAAAAATGTTGTCTCCCTGAATGAATATGGTGAAATCATTATCGATTGCAGTTGCAGGACATCCCGTCCAGGGATATTTGCAGCTGGTGATGTTACCTCAGTTCCATATAAGCAGATAATCATTGCTGCAGGCGAAGGTGCAAAGGCAGCATTATCAGCATGTGACTACGTATTAACCAATAAATAA
- a CDS encoding thioredoxin family protein: MALFDDKVKSQLTELLSKIKNPIVINFFTQEIECPTCQTTHQFVEEIASLNDKITLNVYDLVKNADTAKEFGIDKIPAIVVTNANKNIKGVRFFGIPAGYEINSFIAACVEVSGVTEQLPDAILSRIKKITKPIHIQVFVTLTCPYCPGAVATAHRMAIENPNIIADMIESTTFTPLAVKHNVSSVPKVVINDIYEFVGAQPIGVFLDMIEKI; the protein is encoded by the coding sequence ATGGCACTTTTTGATGACAAGGTCAAGTCACAACTTACTGAGTTACTATCGAAAATAAAAAACCCAATTGTTATTAATTTTTTTACTCAGGAAATTGAATGTCCCACCTGCCAGACTACACATCAGTTTGTAGAAGAGATTGCAAGCCTTAATGATAAAATTACACTCAACGTGTATGACTTGGTAAAAAATGCAGATACTGCTAAAGAATTTGGGATTGATAAAATCCCTGCCATTGTTGTTACCAATGCAAATAAGAACATTAAAGGTGTACGTTTTTTTGGTATACCTGCAGGATATGAAATTAACTCATTTATTGCTGCCTGTGTTGAAGTATCTGGTGTAACAGAACAATTACCTGATGCTATACTATCGCGTATAAAAAAGATTACAAAGCCAATTCATATACAGGTATTTGTTACTCTAACATGTCCCTATTGTCCAGGTGCGGTGGCAACAGCTCATAGAATGGCCATTGAAAACCCAAACATCATTGCTGACATGATAGAAAGTACCACCTTTACACCACTGGCAGTGAAACATAATGTTTCTTCAGTACCTAAAGTGGTAATCAATGATATCTATGAATTTGTAGGTGCTCAGCCAATTGGTGTTTTTCTTGATATGATTGAGAAGATATAA
- the lysA gene encoding diaminopimelate decarboxylase: protein MNSFREYFTYRNGILYCENVSLEEIAEKYGTPVYVYSSKCFIDKFTQLDKALSNHPHLICYSVKSNSNINILRMMHSAGCGMDVVSGGEIYRAMAVGVKPEKIVYAGVGKTQPEIELALTTGIRMFNCESLPEIERINAIAQKLNKTARIAIRVNPDVEANTHHYITTGKKENKFGISMQLLPHMVNAIKNMSHVQLTGLHVHIGSQITEVEPFEEACNRALEVMTKLKGMGVECTTLNLGGGFGIQYNDGDSLDIDRWANVIDHAIKDKNIFLIIEPGRYISGSSGALLTRVQYKKKSDTKTFIIVDSGMHQLIRPTLYQAYQHIANVTLREGNEIVDVVGPICESGDFFAKDREISYTQQNDCLAVLSAGAYGMAMASRYNSHPLPAEVLVEGNTHKLIRSRETYEDLIARERV from the coding sequence ATGAACTCATTCAGAGAATATTTTACATACCGCAATGGGATACTATACTGTGAAAATGTTTCATTGGAAGAGATAGCAGAAAAGTATGGTACTCCTGTGTATGTCTATTCTTCAAAATGCTTTATTGACAAATTTACACAGCTTGATAAAGCATTGTCCAACCACCCACATCTTATTTGTTATTCAGTAAAGTCTAATTCAAATATTAATATTTTACGAATGATGCACAGTGCGGGTTGTGGAATGGATGTGGTGTCAGGTGGAGAAATATACAGAGCTATGGCTGTAGGGGTCAAACCTGAAAAAATTGTTTATGCAGGTGTTGGGAAAACGCAGCCTGAGATTGAACTTGCCCTGACAACAGGGATACGTATGTTCAATTGTGAATCTTTGCCTGAAATTGAAAGAATTAATGCGATAGCTCAAAAGTTAAACAAAACTGCACGTATTGCAATACGAGTAAATCCAGATGTTGAAGCTAATACCCACCACTATATTACAACAGGCAAGAAGGAAAATAAATTTGGCATTTCGATGCAATTACTACCACATATGGTAAATGCTATAAAGAATATGTCCCATGTACAATTGACAGGACTCCATGTTCATATAGGGTCGCAGATTACTGAGGTTGAGCCCTTTGAAGAAGCATGCAACAGGGCACTGGAAGTAATGACGAAACTGAAGGGGATGGGGGTTGAATGTACAACATTGAATTTAGGTGGTGGTTTTGGCATTCAGTATAATGATGGGGATTCGCTTGATATCGATAGGTGGGCAAATGTCATTGATCATGCAATTAAAGATAAAAATATATTCTTGATTATTGAGCCCGGAAGGTATATTTCCGGAAGCAGTGGTGCACTCCTAACACGTGTACAATATAAAAAGAAATCTGATACAAAAACGTTTATTATTGTTGATTCGGGGATGCATCAATTAATCAGGCCAACATTGTATCAGGCATATCAGCATATTGCAAATGTAACCTTGCGTGAGGGGAATGAGATAGTTGATGTAGTTGGTCCTATATGTGAATCAGGGGATTTTTTTGCTAAGGATAGGGAAATTTCGTATACCCAGCAGAATGACTGCCTGGCGGTGTTATCAGCAGGGGCATATGGTATGGCGATGGCTTCCCGATATAATTCACATCCATTGCCAGCAGAGGTTCTGGTAGAGGGCAATACACACAAGCTCATCCGTAGCAGGGAAACATATGAAGATCTTATTGCACGGGAAAGAGTTTAA